A window of the Brassica napus cultivar Da-Ae chromosome A2, Da-Ae, whole genome shotgun sequence genome harbors these coding sequences:
- the LOC125580447 gene encoding SAGA-associated factor 29 homolog A-like, whose translation MSSTPDITGILENTKELDRLRKEQEEVLVEVNKIHKKLRSSPEVVEKPGDTSLSQLKNLFIQAKELSESEVTVSNIRLAQLDSLLPSGQQRGKLEVAEGNGLKRKRMKAGSDVTRVPPSIRNQMKAYASLKGEQVAARITADDAEQDEWLVVKVIHFDRETKEVEVLDEESGDDEEGGGQRTYKLPMSCVLQFPKRNDPSTTQEFLPGKHVLAVYPGTTALYKATVVSTPRKRKSDEYLLEFDDDEEDGALPQRTVPFHKVVALPEGHRQ comes from the exons ATGTCGTCAACGCCGGACATAACAGGAATACTGGAGAACACGAAGGAACTTGATCGCTTACgtaaagaacaagaagaagttctTGTCGAGGTCAATAAGATACATAAGAAGCTTCGATCTT CGCCTGAGGTAGTTGAGAAGCCTGGTGATACTTCTTTGTCACAGCTTAAAAATTTGTTCATTCAAGCCAAAGAGCTCTCTGAAAGTGAAGTCAC TGTTTCAAACATTCGACTTGCTCAACTGGATTCCCTGCTTCCATCAGGGCAACAACGCGGAAAACTAG AAGTGGCAGAAGGCAACGGTCtgaagaggaagagaatgaAAGCTGGATCAGATGTAACAAGAGTTCCTCCTTCCATTAGAAACCAAATGAAGGCATATGCCAGTCTAAAGGGTGAACAG GTTGCTGCAAGAATTACAGCAGATGATGCCGAGCAGGATGAATGGCTTGTGGTGAAAGTAATTCACTTCGATagagaaacaaaaga AGTTGAAGTACTTGATGAAGAatcaggagatgatgaagaaggaggTGGCCAGAG GACGTATAAACTACCAATGTCATGCGTTTTACAGTTTCCAAAAAGGAATGATCCTTCAACAACACAAGAGTTTCTACCAGGGAAACATGTATTAGCTGTATATCCAGGAACCACAGCTCTTTACAAAGCGACTGTAGTAAGTACACCACGAAAG AGGAAGTCTGATGA GTACTTGCTGGAGTTTGATGACGATGAAGAAGACGGAGCATTACCTCAAAGAACAGTGCCTTTCCACAAAGTGGTAGCTTTACCAGAAGGCCATCGCCAGTGA